One Lagenorhynchus albirostris chromosome 7, mLagAlb1.1, whole genome shotgun sequence genomic window, GCATAAAAATAAAGTTCCCCTTTTGTAACTTGTTTCCTTAGGGAGCTGCTTTTCCCCCTACCACACCCAGTATTGTTTCTGATGTTTTATTTAGAGAGGCTTTATGTCATTCAGAGAGAGGCTGTCCAGGCTGCCCATTTTAGGCCACCTTTTACTTGTGTAAGATGTGTGGGACATATTTCACCCTATTTGacagtgtctaggtccatccacatctctacaaatgacccaacttcattcctttctatggctgagtaatattccattgtatatatgtacaacatctactttatccattcctctgttgatggacacttaagttgtttccgtgtcctggctattgtcagtagtgctgcaatgaacattggggtgcctgcatctttctgaattatggttttccctgggtatatgcccagtagtgggattgctgagaacctactgtatagcacagggaactctactcagtgctctgtggtgacctaaatgggaaggaaatccaaaaaagaggggatgtatgtatatgtagagctgattcactttgctgtacagtagaaactaacacaacattataaagcgactattctccaataaaaattttaaaaagtctacaggaCATTAAGAATAGTCCTGGTACATATTAAGTAGGCTGGAGTTAATATCCCCATTTCATTGAGGAGAAAAACAGGCATATGTGGCAATGGTCACCAGAGCAGAAGAGAAGAATACATACTTTTAGATtgttttcctttatcatttgcaCCTTTCATTTAGCTAACAATTAATTAACCTTTTTGGAGGATCCAGGGTATATGTGCCATTTGTATGTGcattgtacatttcttccagggtATTAATCAATGAAAGTTTTATTCTCCTAGATCCAGCCCCAGAGTCATGGATCAGGTGAGGTAACACACATGCCTGCTCCCTCTCTACTCTTTGagtgtaatatttttaatttaactttatttttaacatttttacagaGTCATTAAATTTGTCAAACAAGTTTCAGATTCCTGGGGCAGAGAGATTTAGagagttattatttttaagtgtaaatattAAACGTCATTTCACAAAAGCACATGGTTTTATTCATGTGGTTgctcagaaattaaaattatacagtttttttgtttatCATATTATGACgttgtttttaatattcaacTCTAAACATTTGTTGTCACTCTGAAGTAGGGGGATGGACTCCCAGCCATTATTTGGTTCAGATGATGAAACGGATGatgctacacacacacaagaggattttaaaagatttgtcACCCATGTAATGGAGCTTTCTGGGGAGAGCGAAGATGGCTCTCAAGCAGGTCCAAAAATGGCTTGAGAGAGCAAGGAAAAGAGACTGGCTTGGCTTTTATATAATGGCAAGTGGGGTGGAGTGAGGCTTGCATGGTTTGAACTTCCCTCTGGCACCAGAGGTGGGAGCACTTAGGCTTGCCCGGGTGAGGGGgccagtggggaagggggagtaGCGGGGCTTGAAAGCTTCAAATATGGagtcagaatttttttaacatataaatttttttttaacatagggCAATGGCCCGTCCCTTTTTGTGAGTTATTTTGTGAATGTTTGTACGTCCTCAAAGAGCGTGTCAAATTAACGTCTTTGGAAGAGGGTGTGATCAGTGTGATGGCGTTACCGTGCTCCTGGAAAAAGTTGGTTGCATTAAGATCTTGTCTGTAAAGATTGTGTGTGAAGGCATGGCTGTTGAGGTACCTCATGGGTAGCCAGGTAAAGGGGGATTGTGTCCCTTTGAAGTTGAAGGCAAACTATGTGTGAGAGGCTGTTGAAATAGGCACTGAACATGACATATTAGCCAAGTCTATGAGTGCAAAGTATTAACCAGTTATTGATTGGATGgaatttattatttcaataattgGTATGGAAGCATTAATGGGCGGGGCCTCAGCATTAAGGTTGCAGTAATCCATTGTGAGGTTTCATTCAGGTTTAAGAACAGGGTAGACTAGGTTGTTAAATAATGAAGCAGTGGGGATAATCACTCTTTTTCTAAATAGGTCTTGTATATGGATTTTAAACCTCAAAGGTTCTGTTTAAAATGGGCCATATTAACTATTTTAACTAATGGGGGAGGGCAGGGTCCATGTGGTCCCATTTTGGTAAGCCAATTCTAAGTACCAAAActtaattcaattttaatttattactcATTGGGTCAGAGCAGCCATACTCAGTATGGAATATTTCAAGGTAATGAGTGTTATGGCTATGGGGAATTTAGGCAAGGCATTCGTTCTGATGATTAAGGTGAGGTATACCTATTTGTCTTCCTTACATATCCTGAAATGTCCTTAGTAACTCCCTTAAGATTATAGGGCATACCTTGTTTAAATTTAGGGGAATTCCCACATGTAAATCTAATTTGAGCCCCAGTATTGATTAAAGCCATGGGAATTTGGTAATTAGTGCATTTCAGCAGATGTTAAAAGCTAGTTCAGAGTTTAGGTTGTCGAGGCACAAAAACCAATTAGCAATCTtcgaacttttttgttttttgtataaaTTCTTTCAGTAAATGTTGGAATTCTAATTGGGTCAAATTGTGACCTCTATTTGAGTTTTTTGATTGTTTCCTCCTCCTGtattcactgtttgtttgtttgtttttcttttggtggtTACTGTATATAGTTTTGTGGTGAGGGGCCGGGGGGAGTCCTCGCTACCCTACTCATAAGTTTCTTCCTCCAGAGTTGCACATCTGTGTCATCAGGATTAGGGTCTCCCTCATGGCAATAACCTTCACAGGGTTTAAGGATCCTGGGCTTAAACTGAATTTGAATTAACCCCTCAGCTATGCGACAAGGGAACCATGGATGCTCTTCTCTATAACCCTGAAGGTCAGGATCTTTTGTTTTGGCCAACAGTGACATAGCAGCAGCAAAGACATTTTGTAGAGTCCTAATGAGCCATCTGCTTTTAGAGTGTAGACCACAACGGTCCACATGGTGACTGCTCTTCCTGCACATGAAACACCACCAATAGACCCATAGATTGCATAAGGTAGCAGTATTTCCCTGAGCACTTTATAGAATGGGGGCAATGCCTGGTTGAGACAACCAACCAGTAGTCATAGGGCAAGAGTCATTCCCCTGAAGTCACAGCTTGTGCTGGAATCTAGACACATGATTCCATCTGAGACACAGATAGATCTGGACCAAGACACATGACCCAGGGCCACTTTGCTCTTGCCCCTTAACGCCAATTATCGTATCTTCCAACTCAGTTCAGTTAAACTTATAAGAGAGGCATGGTAGGGCTCAGCAAATGCAGCACAGGCTGCACATCTTAAAGCACAAGGTTGCCAGCGGGCAGTGCCTCAAAAAAGCTAGCCAGTTAGCAAACCAAAGcaagagaatagagagcccctGGGATGGTGGTCGTTGCCTAACACTGCTTATTGTGCCAGTTGTGTGGTTATCCCACAGAGAAGAGGGGGACCCACCCAAAACTTGGTTCAGACGTTGTGATTGATGATGCTGTGTATCCACCAAGTGGGTATGAAAAGATTTCTAACTCACATGATGAGGGTTTCTGGCGAGAGCAATGTGGGCTACCAAGCAGGTCCAGAAAGAGCTTGAGAGCAGGAAAAGGAGGCCACATTGGTTTTTATGGTGGCTTGaagctggggctggggtgaggaTTCCCATGCAGGGGCTAGGACTTGTGTGGTTGGGACTTCCCACTGGCACTAAAGGTGGAAGTACTTGAACTTTCTTAGCAGCATGTCCAGATATAGGGcagaagataaagagagaatggTGGGTTTTGAAAGCTGTCAACATCAAACATCAAAAAGGCAGTAAGACTCTAGTACAAAGTTATGTCGCTGTGATTGCAGAACTCATTTGGCTCAGGCTTTTGAGGGGGAGCAACTGGatattatttcagaattttattttattattttttttctgagacaGTGTCATCAGGCATTCCCAGTAAGGAGGTATGTTAGAatattgggggggggggcgggggcggggaggtgtACTTTCAAACTACACCATCTTCCTCCACCTTGGTCTCCCTCAGGTCTCCAAGGAGATTCTCATTCATACCCTACCAGTTCCATAAGAATGAAGCCTCCTTGAGCCATGATCACTGATAGGAGTAAATGATACGGCTTAGGACAGGAAAAAGAGAACCACTTGCATTGTTATTTGAAGGGTCATGGAGAAGTGGACCACTTTTGACCTTTGAATTGCTTTAATGCCCACTCACTCTTGTGGTTTGAACTTCCTGCTGGTACCAGCTTCTCACTCTTCCTTGGTATGTTGTACCTGTGTTCATGACACTCCCTCTACTTGCCAGGCCCTTCAGGAACCAGATCCTCTCAACTAGAAGCAGTCTTTTCTTAAACACTTGGCACTCTATTTCCATCTCGCACCGTTTATCttattcttttgtatatttgtattatcttttacATTCCTTAGCTCTCCAGCCAGACTACAAGCTACCTGACTGCAGGGTTCATGATCGAGTCATCTTTGCATTCATTACTCATATAATTACGGCTATTAATAAAAAACAGTAGATGTCATATATGTCTgatgagtaagtgaatgaataaatgaaagaatgaaatctaaATCTTAATATTCTGTGAAAATATACAGTGGCATTTTAGTTATAGCTAGGTAAACTGAGTAAATCACCAAAAGAAAATCCTGGTTTTATTTTAATAGGGAAGATATGCATTTGACTTGCAGTCACACAGACTCCTTGTGTTTACACTCAGGATTTCAGTGAGTTACTAAATAATTTCCCTTTGAgggaaataaatgttttcctCACCAGTTTCATATAATCCTTCTATCACAAAAAATATGGGTAATCTTATCATACATTTAATTTACTGTATTGATACTGAGGACTACTGAAAGTTTATGAAATGTCTGAAAGtctgctaagtgttttacatccATCGTTTCTTCAGAACAATGCAGTAAAcagtatctttttattatttgaggagactgaggctgagAGGCTAAATGACTCAGTGGTCATAGAACTACTAAGTGGAGGAACCAAGACTGAACTCGCCACCAACccatccccgcccccccgccgccCCATGCTTACAAAGCCCAGTTTTAACTACAATATGTTATATTACCTCCACCTGACAATGAGATTTAtggcttattttaaattttgtaattatttggGTTAATGAATGTTGACCGGAGGGAAAAATCCCTTTATGCTGGCCATCTATAGGAATAGCTAAACATGCATGTTTCTGCCAAAAGTCAAGATGCCATCCTAATTACTTTAATCAAATAATTAGCCTTTAGGTTTTATGTGCAGCTTTTCTAGTGGGATACATTGCTGTGAAAGTTTTGCCTCTGCCCCTCCGGCAATCCCACTCTTCTTCCGATAGGCTTTTTAATTAAGAAGCTGAGCAGTGTGGTTGAATCACCAATGCAGGTCTGAAACCTCCCCGAGTGTTAACATGAAAAATTTGCATCAGTTCACCAAGAGGGAAAGGAGGTCtttgccccctacagtggaaatCACACTTTCTGGGCACGTCACATTTTCTGAATTAGGTCCTTTTATATACACTATCCCATTAGtatattttaattctcacaacagccctttAAAACATAAACTGTCATTTCCTTTTACAAGATGAGGAAACAGTAGCTCAACAGAGTGGCAGTAGTTCGCAAGTGGCCCAAGGTCACAATAGTTGGGGTAGAGTAAGCAGTTGGACCAAGGTGGGGCTGATTAGGAAGTACAGGTTCTTTCTACTACTCTAATGTAAACACGATAAAATTACAGCAAAAATATGCAAAAACATTGGGGGAAAACTCAACCACAATTCTATtaggtaaaataattaaaatcatagcGCTAGAAAGGATTTTAGTGATGATCTAACCcaactttcttattttatagacAGGGAAACCGACGCAGAGGTAAGGTGATCATCTGAGGCCACATAGCTAGTAGAGTTAGAGCTGTGATTCAGATCCAGACCAAGCCCAGTGGCTTTCCCACTAGAATGCATTGCCAGTCCCAGAGCTGCCTATCTTCAGACTTAGTCAGAGTACCATGAATATTAGTGATATCGACAAGATACAGCCAAAGTTTTGGAGTGTAAGTATTTTGCTGAACACCCTCCTACCTTACCACTGCCTGTTTGTAAAATTCATCCAGGCATCTGCTGTTTCTTACCTGTAATTTGTTTTGTGATCCTTTGAGGAGCTGCACGTCCTGAGTGCAAATCAGCAGCCTAATCAGGTATAAGGTAGAGCCGTGAGTTTCATACTAGACTTTGCCTTCCATTTCCCTCCTATAGAGCTGGTAGCACTTCACTTTTAAGAAGCCATTAATTAGTACTAGAGTAAAAGTACAACTACTTTTAGCATTACTTGTCTTACCCACAGGAACACAGACTCAAGCCAAGTTTATCCTGCTGATTGGAATAATGGAGTGGCCGTCTGTGGACTTATCTCAGGCTGGAGTGCACATTGGGATGGACCCTCACAGTCATCCACACAGTGCCTATTCCTGGCTTTTGAGAAAGCCCAGGGCAATGGAATACAATTCCAAATACTTTAGAAAGACTGTAAAATAACTTACGAGAAAGTAGACACATTAATATtacttatcattttttaaatttttctgaacACCTGGCGTAGTACTGGGctcacagtaggtactcaatattgAATGAATCATTGCTCCAAAACCTTAAATTCTATATAATTACtcagaaatgataaaggaaagCAGGGAGTTAGTGAACCTATAAGTCATTTGTCTGCCTTTATCTTTTAGCCAATGTGAGGGTGTTACTGGAGGGCCTACCATCACCAAGTCATATAAATAACAGCCAATTAAATAACTGAGGACATACTGTATATTAGGCACCATGCTATGTGCTCTTAGCTAGAGATTAAAGCTAACCCTCAATAAAGCTCAAATATATGGGCAAATAATTGCAACAcagtaaattatataataatagaaaCATGAAATAGGTAGAGTGATAGTAAAAAGGAACAGGTGACCAGATTTATTTGAAGACTTATGGCTAGTGGGAGGAAATGCCTGAGAAAGGTTTTGATTGGCAAATAGGAACCTGtaacaaaaggaaagatggaaggtaTTATTCAGAGTGGTTGGACAACCTAACCCCACTCTTTTGAACAACTCAATAGAAGATAATAGCTCTCACTGATTGAGTATGCCAAGAACTGTAGTGGGTATTTTAACATCTATTATCTCACATCTTACACCCGTCATGGAGACAGGGATCACTTTCAtcattttccagaagaggaaggggttaagtgacttgcccatggcCATATGGCTAATAAGATGGAACTGGAAGATAAGCGATGTTGTAGTTTAGTGGTTTTCAGAAAGTGTTCCATAGATTCACGAGTTTTGCAATTGTACACAGGTTAGGTGAGGGGATAAGCCTGTTCTCCAGGCCCACGAGCCTGCTTCAACCAGTGCAGCTGCACTTTGATTTATTACATAATTGACTTGCATTTAAGACTTTATCTGAATAAAGGTATTACtgcttaaaaagagaaaacaacaacaaaaaaacaaaaaactgctatAATTGAGCAAATCAGTTTCTTGAGGCTATACTCTGCAATTTAGTCAACTTGGTAGATAACTGAAAAATTGACTGTACTCAGCACAGCCTAAAATATTCACatcaaaggaacaaaaacattcagaccacatttatttccattctgaGCCAGCAGATACCTGCTGCATTTGAAGGCCAAGGCATGAGTGTGGTTCAGAGATGGGTTAGACCTAAATGCTGAATGCCAACAGTGACAGCACTTCCTTGCAAAGGCATAGGCAGCTGGAGGTTTCCTGGCATTGTTTATGTCAAGCCAGCCCACAATGTTATATCCATATCTCTGCTGCAAACCTTGTGCCAAAGGCCTCGGTCACCATTATTGCCTCAGCAAGTCCCCCACTGACAGCAAAGATAGATCTCCTGCTTCCAGGTGCTACCACAGATGAAGTGGCTGTAACAACTAGTGGAGTCATTTGTGATGCACTTTTAATTGGATCAATTTCCTCTCAATTATGCAATCTTTAGAAATCGGATGCAATTTCATAATCAGAACATGGGGCTTTCTCCAGATGAAAAGCACGAGACAGACCAGTTCAACATCATTTTAATTAGCTCCTTTCCTATCCTTTGGCAGCTATCACAAGAGAGGCCAAAAAAgcaacaccaccaccaaaaaaaaacgaTTTGAGTAGCTCGGCTTAGCAGATTTTGCGTCTGTGAAAGCAAGGTAACAGTTTTTTGGCTTGCCATCAGCCCTGCACCCAGAGCACAAGATATATTGCTTGGTAAACACCAGAGCCTGAGGAACCTTGTCACAAAGTCCCTCACCCACTTCTGGGCTTCCTAAAAGCACAAGTTTCTTCCTTTGTTGAACTGTAATTATAAGGATAAAGCAGATGGTGGAGGCTGAGTTTAGAACAGGGTGTTGGTGGCTATAGACCTTGGGGGCTGATTCTGTACACGTGTATGTGGAAGTAagttttggattatctttacatAATAGTGCTTTTTTGCTGAATTTTGACGTAGGTAGATTCGTACTACTCTCAAAGAATGCAGCGTCAGACATGGAAGCAAAGCAGCAAGGTACAACttatccctcccctcacctcccaaATTCCATATTTAATTAAAAGACATGAATAccagagatgaaaagacaattatCAATTAGTTAATGCTTgatagagagatggaaataaatcCCCAAACCAAACATTATGCACTGACTTGAGGAAAACACAGAATAAGGACCAAACAGTTTTGCTTTAGCAATGAAAATGAGATGTGTCCACCTCCCCACTTTGTTGGCCCTGGCCCGTGTTGTACAGTTCCACAGACAGCTCCTAGCACAGGTCAGTGGAGAGAGGTAATAGGAAAAATGATGCGCTCTAGAGACTATTCAAGAATGTTTTGCTGACTAtattagcatttatttttgtttatttgcaacTTCCTATGCTTTGGCATAATTCCAATCCACATGCTCCTTTAAGAGGCAAGCGATTTCCAGGCTAAAGCCTCCGACACCAACGAGGGTCAATCCATTCTCTGTCACACCTGCAATTACAGACCAATCCAAGATGGCACAAAACCCCCAGAGCCAAGAGGTACTGCTTCCCAAAGGGACTATATAGCTCCCACGGTGGCACTAAATGAATGGTCTTTCACACTGGTAAAGGTGGTCAGACCTGAGACATCATGCCACAGGAATATGATGTCTGAAGTGTCACTGAAAGGTAGAGGAGATCCCACTAAGTGCATGCAAACTAAATGCAGCAGAGTTGAAGAGGAAGTGTCACAGATGGAGCATGTTATAATAGGAAGGAAATAATGGACCAGAGTTATCAAAGCCAAAAGAGAGGAAAATCAACAAGGGTTCAATACACgggaaaatttcaaatacaggGGAAAGAGGCTCTCTGCTGAAGCCTTAGAAGTGCCTAAGTTCTAATGAAACATCAGCTAATCTCATATCATGTGTCCTGTTTGGGGTAATGCATCTGTTAAAGCTCTAAACCTAGGTGAGGAGATAATGCAAATGAAAAACACTAGAAGACAGAGCTTCTAAACTTCTAGGCTAGCCAGCTGAAATCAGGACACAGGCCAAGTCTACACTATAGTACCACCAACAACCAAGGAACAGGGAAGGGAAGCTGCTTGGGGAGCAGAAGAAACTGCTATTTCCCAGCCCCTAAGGGGTAGAATATCTTCTCAGATGGTAGCTGTAAACCTTGATGCAATGATCCCAACAGTCCAAGACCAGCAGCTGCCCCTTAGGTGTGAGGGCGATGCCCACTGGACAGGTGAGCCCCTCTCGAATAAGGACGCTATAGCCCCCACCCTTAGGAAAGTGGAGAATTTCTTTGCGACTACTGTCAGCCACGATGAGATCACCACGGGCATCCACACACATGCCAGCAATGCAGCGGAAATCCTCGTTCTCCGAGAAGAAGTGGCTAATCTGGCGACCCAGCTGCCCGTCGGGGCCCACAGAGCCAATGGAGAAGCCACCCTCCAGGTGGTGCTCATTCTGCCGATTCTCCAGATTGAGGCCCAAGCCCTGGGTGAAGTAGACAGTGCCTTCAGCGTCACAGGTGACAAACTTGGGCCGCACAGCACTGCAGAGGCAGCTGTATTTGACCACCCCTGCTCCTCGGTCAACAGTGAAGCACCAGAGCTTTCCACCTTCCACATCAGTTACCACAAATTGGCCAGATGGAAGGGCTGTGATGCCCCAGGGTTTGCTCAGCTGGCTCCTGTGACAGGCCACGCAGTGGCCATCCAAGGTGTATACCTTGAGGGAGTTGTCATAGCTGTCAGTCACACCAATCAGCCCATGGCAGTTCATGGCAACTGAGAGAGGAGTGAGATTGGGCAAGTCAGCCCCAAGGAAGCTCAGAACAAAGCTATCAATGCCACTGGGGCTGCGGCGGATCTCCTTCAAAAAGCCTTTGCGGGTAAAGACTTGTATACGGTAGTTGCCACGGTCAGCAACCAGCACTTCGCCTTGACTGGTCACGTAGAGACTGACTGGGAGGTTGAACATGCCCGGAGTGCTGCCTTTGGCCCCCATCTTCTTGAGAAAGAGGCACTGCTGGATGCTGGCGGCTGTGTCAGAGCCCCGCTGCTTAGCAGGCGAGGCCCTAGGGCTAGCAGCCACTTCCTCAGGGCTCATGTCCATCTCTCTAAATGTAACGGAGGAAGAGGCAGCAGAGGCTGCAGCCTCCATGGCCCAGGAGTCTTCCATGTTGACTGTCCGGGGCTTCCTAGCCGCCTGCCCGATTTGGAGGGGGCCGACGTGGCCGACCTTGAGGAGCTCCACGTCCTGCAGGGTGAGCTCCCGGGGCAGGCTGGCAGTGAGCGCCGGCTCCTCCTCGTCGGCTGTCTCTTCCAGTAGTGCTACGTCTGCCTGTTTGATCTTGGCCAAGAAGTAGTCACAGCGAGACACGGCCTGCACCTCGGCGACGTTGAGCAGGTAACTCTGCTCCTCTACCACCTGGCTGTTAGACTTCTCAACCTCGGCCAACGAGCCCGTGAAGAACTTCCGGGAGCGAGCCAGCTCCTCCTGGACCCTGCGCTCTTCGTGCCCGTACTCCTGGAGGACTGCTTTATACCTCGCCTGAAGGTCCTTGGAGACTCCTTCCAAGGCTACCTTCCGGCGCTGCAGCTCCCCCATAAGCTCCCGCAGACGGGCCAACTTCTCTCCAAAGTCCCGACGCCGCTCCTCAGCTGCTTCTTTGACAGGGAGTGTACAGTGGCCAGGAGGCTGGTGGTCCGCCTCCCGGCAGGGCTCACACAGCACCACGCTGCAGCTTCGGCAGAACTGCCGGGGCAGCCGCCGCCCGCACGACCGGCACATGAGCAGCCCCACGGCCTCACTGAGCCCAGCCGTGTCAATGATCTTCAGCACCGTCAGGTTGTCCGTCAGCTGGGTCAGGCTGGTTATGCGGGTAATCTTGCTGCAAAAGGGACAGCGGACACCATTGATGCTACTGGCCAGTAGCTTCTCCAGGCACTGGCGGCAGATGGTATGGCCACAGTGCAGGAGCTTgggccgcagctgctcctctgtgAAGGACTCCATGCAGATGGGGCATTCCAGGACTTCCCGCAGGGCATCCAGGTTCAGGTGAGAAGCTGCTGCCGCAGCCATTGCTGTTGCCTTGAAGGGGCCTGCTAGCACAGCCCAGGACCGAACAGCTTGGTGTTCATGCTCCAGAGGGTTGAATCCTgctaaagagaaaaggaagccaTTATTCCACTGCCTCTACGAGTTAAATCACTCAAGAAACATTTAGAGAATGGCTACCATCACTCAGTTCAGTCACTGACTGGTTGGAAAGGTAAACTGGGGAATGATTATAAGAAGTCTTCAGAGCCAAAATGAGACCTCGGAACTTCATTCTGATGAACACAGAGAAACAATGCATGTTTTGGAGCCGGGAACTAATATGACCAAAGCTTGAATGCAGTGGGGGAAAAGGCAGAGAAACTAGTTTGGAAGACACTGCAAAACTGCCTGGCGAAAGTTACAGGGAGGCTGAACTAGGGAGCAGGTGGTGGAAATGGAAAGAAGATGCATTTAAGCAATATTCCATAAGTACGATCACTAAGATTTGTTAGCTGAGTGGATTGGGGTGGGGAAGTGGTAGAGCTAAGACAGCCAAAGACTCAAGCCTGGATGATTAGAGAAATGGTAGTCCCTTATCAGGGACTTAGTTTTGGCTTGAAATACCCCCTCCTACAAGCAGTACATGCCATGAATTCTCCCACCCTCCTCGATCCACATATGCTCATGAAGTAGAACCACAGAGATCTCAGTGCTCTCTCTGCAGCCTTATGTCAATGTCAATTTATACCCAAAATAAGAATGAATAGATCTAGCAAGGTGAGGCACAAGGATAAATTCAGCCCTTCTTAAATGCAAATCCTACAGCTGCACCTGTGCAGTCTTGTGATCTGCAGATGGTCAACCAttgagaagaaggaggaggaagaccaGTTAGCTTGGTTTTCAGGGCAATGCAGCAAGCTGGGAAAAGCTTTGCAAATGTCATTAATTCTTTCTCCACCCATAGAGAAGAAGGGGAGTCAGCGCGGAGATATGTGTTACAAATTTCCCCATATTTAGCTTTGTATCACAGTCTGACAGATATTCAGGAGCAGACATGCACAATCTGTCTAAAGTCAATCCAACCTCCCTGAAATCCCGCTTTCCTTCTACTGGAAAGGAAAGAGTATACAtctagtgcttactatgtgctagataCCATGCCAGATGCTCCATATACttaatctcatttaatactcataatGACCCTATGATGTAAGTACTATTTTCAttaccctattttacagatgaggaagctaaggctcagaaaaactggcccaaggtcacatggtgcAAACATGGTAGAACCATGCAGTACAGATATCTTTACCTTAATTTAACCCAACATTacttcaagcttttttttttcccgtcATACAACACTTACCATACTCTGAGAAATGCTGCCTAACGGCATAGAATTGTCTCCACAATTAAGAAAGAATCATGAGATTTAGCTGCTCTAGAGTGGGTTAGATTGCTTTATTAGCTGAGTGACCCACTCCCACACACCAGCCTGGCAACCTCTTAACGATTCAAATCCATGCCTCAACAAAATAACACATTACCCCATACCATGACCCTAAAAGGTCTCTTGGGACTATCCCTGTGACTAAGCTGTGAACGCTGAATGCTTAAATGTCATGGGTCTGGCTGCAGTCGTATAGAAACACTGATAGAAACCTCAGCTCAGGACCCAGGCAAACCTCCTCAATTCCAAACCAATAGCTTCAGTTCTCTCTTCCATCATCCGGGACAACAGACTGAGGGCAACATTTGGTATCTGGATCCAGAGCATGTTACTTTACAGTGCCCAGGGACATCTGTTCTTCTCAGAACTGGCACTGCAGATCAGCTAATTAAACAAGTGTGCCAACTTG contains:
- the TRIM32 gene encoding E3 ubiquitin-protein ligase TRIM32; protein product: MAAAAASHLNLDALREVLECPICMESFTEEQLRPKLLHCGHTICRQCLEKLLASSINGVRCPFCSKITRITSLTQLTDNLTVLKIIDTAGLSEAVGLLMCRSCGRRLPRQFCRSCSVVLCEPCREADHQPPGHCTLPVKEAAEERRRDFGEKLARLRELMGELQRRKVALEGVSKDLQARYKAVLQEYGHEERRVQEELARSRKFFTGSLAEVEKSNSQVVEEQSYLLNVAEVQAVSRCDYFLAKIKQADVALLEETADEEEPALTASLPRELTLQDVELLKVGHVGPLQIGQAARKPRTVNMEDSWAMEAAASAASSSVTFREMDMSPEEVAASPRASPAKQRGSDTAASIQQCLFLKKMGAKGSTPGMFNLPVSLYVTSQGEVLVADRGNYRIQVFTRKGFLKEIRRSPSGIDSFVLSFLGADLPNLTPLSVAMNCHGLIGVTDSYDNSLKVYTLDGHCVACHRSQLSKPWGITALPSGQFVVTDVEGGKLWCFTVDRGAGVVKYSCLCSAVRPKFVTCDAEGTVYFTQGLGLNLENRQNEHHLEGGFSIGSVGPDGQLGRQISHFFSENEDFRCIAGMCVDARGDLIVADSSRKEILHFPKGGGYSVLIREGLTCPVGIALTPKGQLLVLDCWDHCIKVYSYHLRRYSTP